Proteins from a single region of Cytophagaceae bacterium:
- a CDS encoding Lrp/AsnC family transcriptional regulator — translation MAKLDQIDHKLLEILQSNGKITNAQLSKEIGLSPAPTLERVKKLENLGIIESYHALIDREKVGLGVMTFVQVTLSGHRKSITETFVNTIESVPEIIECHHVTGSCDFLLKVIARDIASYQKLIMETINEIEVVASTQTMVILSTFKSSKVLPIP, via the coding sequence ATGGCAAAATTAGATCAGATAGATCACAAACTTTTAGAAATTCTGCAGAGCAATGGAAAAATAACCAACGCTCAGCTTTCAAAAGAAATAGGACTATCACCCGCCCCAACTCTTGAGCGTGTTAAAAAATTAGAAAATCTGGGAATAATAGAGAGCTATCATGCTCTCATCGATAGAGAAAAAGTTGGATTAGGCGTTATGACATTTGTACAAGTGACGCTTTCCGGGCACAGAAAATCAATAACAGAGACATTTGTAAATACAATTGAAAGTGTACCTGAAATTATTGAATGTCATCATGTAACAGGCTCATGCGATTTTTTACTTAAAGTAATTGCTCGTGACATCGCCTCTTATCAAAAACTTATCATGGAGACCATCAACGAGATAGAAGTAGTAGCCAGTACCCAAACCATGGTGATACTTTCTACTTTCAAATCTTCGAAGGTTTTACCTATACCTTGA
- a CDS encoding O-methyltransferase produces the protein MELIESKTESYCKEYCDIEPEALKIIDRSTQLNQLKPRMLSGHFQGRVLALLSSLVNPKRILEIGTFTGYSAICLAEGLADNGKLITIEANEELESVILNNIKLAGISDKIELIIGNALEVIPKLDEKFDLVFIDADKLNYKNYYDLVIDKVNLGGLIISDNVLWDGKVMDETKNDSTTIAIRQFNDHLKNDNRTQKVLFPIRDGLFVSRKIK, from the coding sequence ATGGAATTAATAGAAAGCAAAACAGAATCTTATTGTAAGGAATATTGCGATATTGAGCCTGAGGCACTGAAGATTATTGACAGAAGTACACAGCTCAATCAGCTTAAGCCCAGAATGTTATCTGGTCACTTTCAAGGCAGAGTTCTGGCTTTACTTTCAAGTCTGGTAAACCCAAAACGAATTCTTGAAATTGGCACTTTTACCGGGTATTCGGCGATATGCCTTGCAGAAGGCTTGGCAGACAACGGTAAATTAATTACGATTGAAGCCAACGAAGAGCTTGAAAGCGTAATTTTGAACAATATAAAACTTGCAGGAATTAGCGATAAAATAGAGCTTATCATTGGAAATGCTCTTGAGGTAATTCCAAAACTAGATGAAAAATTTGATCTGGTTTTTATTGATGCTGATAAATTAAATTATAAAAATTATTACGATTTAGTAATTGATAAAGTAAATTTGGGTGGTCTAATTATCAGTGACAATGTTTTGTGGGATGGAAAAGTGATGGATGAAACTAAAAATGATTCTACCACAATAGCCATCAGACAGTTTAATGACCATCTGAAAAATGATAACAGGACTCAAAAAGTGCTTTTTCCCATTCGCGACGGCTTGTTCGTCAGCAGAAAAATAAAATAA
- a CDS encoding tetratricopeptide repeat protein, whose translation MKRLIVVFISSFLFYPTHAQLFAFLNSKEAPKAELLLTDRGIQIATTAAVNNMYNFNFYEAEKEFKWLKVKYPEHPLGDFMLGLNEWWKIVPDTKQTLFDEQCHNYMDGAIEKAEEMLDKNKKNKEAAFFMCAAYAVKGRLYAEREKWVKSAWAGKQSIKYLDNSRGEENINPELLFGDGVYNYYSKWIHENYKSMKPLLTFFRKGDKNLGIRQLENVANNAFYSRMEARYFLIQIYAMENQSSKSLQMSRQMHALYPNNSFFHRYVARNAFSLGRLDEAEVYAKELLTNLENKKYGYGANDGRYGAYILAYVNERYYRNILQAKFHYQQCINYSLENDTKESGYYVAANKALAKIALSEKDYKGVVEYYGEVMKNTDKKSTDYQEAKKALQDLTKMLKSKKGKK comes from the coding sequence TTGAAAAGGTTAATCGTAGTTTTTATTTCTTCTTTTTTATTTTATCCTACACATGCTCAACTATTTGCATTTTTAAATAGTAAAGAAGCACCCAAAGCTGAACTGCTTCTGACTGATCGTGGCATACAAATCGCTACCACAGCTGCGGTTAACAATATGTATAATTTTAATTTTTATGAAGCCGAAAAAGAATTTAAATGGCTTAAAGTAAAATATCCGGAGCATCCTCTTGGGGACTTTATGTTGGGTTTAAACGAATGGTGGAAAATTGTACCCGATACAAAACAAACCCTATTTGACGAACAGTGCCATAATTATATGGATGGAGCAATTGAAAAAGCGGAAGAGATGCTTGATAAAAATAAAAAAAATAAAGAGGCTGCTTTTTTTATGTGTGCTGCTTATGCGGTAAAAGGAAGGCTCTATGCCGAACGTGAAAAATGGGTAAAATCCGCCTGGGCAGGAAAGCAATCCATAAAATATCTCGATAATAGCCGGGGTGAAGAAAATATCAACCCTGAATTACTATTTGGCGATGGAGTTTATAACTATTATTCCAAATGGATTCATGAAAATTATAAATCCATGAAACCTCTGCTCACATTTTTCAGGAAAGGGGATAAAAATCTAGGAATAAGACAGCTTGAAAACGTGGCCAACAATGCCTTTTATTCCAGAATGGAAGCACGGTATTTTCTTATTCAGATTTATGCCATGGAAAATCAATCCAGTAAATCGTTGCAGATGTCTCGTCAAATGCATGCTTTGTACCCCAACAATTCTTTTTTTCATAGATATGTGGCCCGAAATGCTTTTTCGCTCGGCAGACTTGACGAAGCGGAAGTTTATGCAAAAGAGCTTTTGACTAATCTGGAAAATAAAAAATATGGTTATGGTGCCAATGATGGCCGATATGGAGCGTATATTCTGGCCTATGTAAATGAAAGATATTACAGGAATATTTTACAGGCAAAATTCCACTACCAGCAGTGTATTAATTATTCATTAGAAAATGACACCAAGGAATCGGGATATTATGTGGCTGCCAATAAAGCTCTGGCAAAGATCGCTTTGAGTGAAAAAGACTATAAAGGAGTAGTGGAGTATTATGGTGAAGTAATGAAAAATACCGACAAGAAGTCCACCGATTATCAGGAAGCCAAAAAAGCACTGCAGGATTTGACTAAAATGTTAAAATCAAAAAAGGGGAAAAAGTAA
- a CDS encoding LysM peptidoglycan-binding domain-containing protein, translating into MKPEDSIFENKTEKSKPVGTEPTKKPTGSTVATKHTVKQGETLFSISKKYGLTVDQLRKLNNMTPSESLKYNQVLIVSKGTVPVKPEVYPTEEVAKTETAKKPETSNTKPAEKAPERPAKKPTSGSVKMHTVAAGETMFSISKKYGLTVKELQQLNGLSDYSISVGESLIVGKTGQSETNKSSEPTGKSIYHKVAAGETLYSISRKFEVSLNDLRKWNNLSGNDIKIGESIIVKK; encoded by the coding sequence ATGAAACCTGAGGACAGTATTTTTGAAAACAAAACCGAAAAATCAAAACCAGTGGGCACTGAACCTACAAAAAAACCAACCGGGTCAACTGTCGCCACCAAGCACACAGTAAAACAAGGAGAGACACTATTTTCGATTTCGAAAAAATATGGCCTTACTGTAGATCAACTTAGAAAACTCAATAACATGACCCCGTCAGAGTCTTTGAAGTACAATCAGGTTTTGATCGTAAGCAAGGGCACTGTTCCGGTTAAACCTGAGGTATATCCAACTGAAGAAGTTGCTAAAACGGAGACCGCTAAAAAACCAGAAACCTCAAATACAAAACCTGCCGAAAAAGCACCTGAAAGACCGGCAAAAAAACCTACATCAGGCTCAGTTAAAATGCATACAGTTGCAGCCGGTGAAACCATGTTTAGTATCAGTAAAAAATATGGCTTAACAGTAAAAGAATTGCAACAATTAAACGGTTTGTCTGATTATTCAATATCTGTTGGAGAAAGTTTGATTGTTGGGAAAACAGGTCAATCGGAAACTAATAAATCAAGTGAACCAACAGGGAAATCCATTTATCATAAAGTGGCAGCAGGCGAGACATTGTATAGCATTTCAAGAAAATTTGAAGTTAGCCTCAATGACTTACGGAAATGGAACAACCTGAGCGGAAATGATATTAAAATAGGGGAAAGTATAATCGTAAAAAAATGA
- a CDS encoding transglycosylase SLT domain-containing protein — protein sequence MKRFFSFLIAISVSYGVIAQTQISIPEVPKKIEFANIVVELTPEAQKNVSTEVVGLLTPQNKFLEQKLERMQWYFPIIEKILAEEDLPEDFKYLSVMESSLLPEALSSSNAVGFWQFKEPTGKEAGLIINNNVDERKNIHEATKAAANYLKRNNLIFKNWISCMLSYNLGVQGASEKIPVEWSFASEVKFDENTHPYLIKALANRIAYEHRLNRLKDSPRKFIDYPTQNKSFAEIAVELTVDINDLRKYNPWLYGASLPNDKIYNILILSKIEEIDELTEKIKKRTDFRSANLGFPQLKRITMVSTSPDSPIFYEINGKKGILSQPGEEAAQMAAKAKVKLKKFLAYNDMTEKDITKEGNVYYLQSKNKKAATQFHTARPNQSLWEISQMYGVKLKALLSYNRMKANEPLQAGRVIWMQKTRPKNQPIEIIKEAIESENKLPIKESFEKKPDEVAQTKPEPKKNRFEELEPNVDKPVTESPVKPILVPETKKKKLKKKKLRKRNLRKRKLRINQK from the coding sequence ATGAAACGTTTCTTTTCTTTCCTAATTGCGATTTCGGTGAGTTATGGTGTCATTGCACAAACTCAGATTAGTATTCCGGAAGTACCCAAAAAAATAGAATTTGCCAACATTGTGGTCGAGTTGACTCCCGAAGCACAAAAAAATGTTAGCACCGAAGTGGTAGGTTTACTTACACCTCAAAACAAATTTCTGGAACAAAAACTGGAGAGAATGCAGTGGTATTTTCCAATAATTGAGAAAATCCTTGCAGAAGAAGATCTTCCTGAGGACTTCAAATATCTTTCAGTTATGGAGAGTTCATTGCTTCCTGAAGCTCTTTCAAGCTCTAATGCAGTGGGTTTTTGGCAATTTAAAGAACCTACAGGTAAAGAAGCAGGATTGATAATCAACAACAATGTAGATGAAAGAAAAAATATTCATGAAGCTACAAAGGCTGCCGCCAATTATCTTAAACGAAACAATTTGATCTTCAAAAACTGGATATCCTGTATGTTGTCTTACAATTTGGGCGTTCAGGGAGCCTCTGAAAAAATACCGGTTGAATGGTCGTTTGCGAGTGAAGTCAAATTTGACGAAAATACCCATCCTTATTTGATTAAAGCTTTGGCAAACAGGATAGCTTATGAGCACAGGCTCAACAGGCTCAAAGATTCTCCAAGAAAATTTATCGATTATCCGACTCAAAATAAGTCATTTGCAGAAATTGCGGTGGAATTGACCGTAGATATAAACGATTTAAGAAAATACAATCCCTGGCTTTACGGAGCCAGCCTTCCAAATGATAAAATTTACAATATACTGATTCTTTCAAAAATTGAAGAAATTGATGAGTTAACAGAAAAAATCAAAAAACGTACTGATTTCAGGTCTGCCAATCTGGGTTTCCCTCAGTTGAAAAGGATCACGATGGTATCTACTTCTCCTGATTCCCCCATTTTCTATGAAATAAACGGTAAAAAAGGTATTCTTTCCCAACCGGGAGAAGAAGCTGCTCAAATGGCCGCTAAAGCGAAAGTTAAACTTAAAAAATTCCTTGCTTACAATGATATGACCGAAAAGGATATCACCAAAGAAGGAAATGTGTATTATTTGCAGTCAAAAAATAAAAAAGCTGCTACCCAATTCCATACGGCCAGGCCTAATCAAAGCTTGTGGGAGATTTCGCAGATGTACGGTGTAAAACTAAAAGCCTTATTATCTTACAATCGAATGAAAGCCAATGAGCCGCTTCAAGCCGGAAGGGTAATTTGGATGCAGAAAACGAGACCTAAAAATCAACCTATTGAAATCATAAAAGAGGCGATTGAATCAGAAAATAAACTTCCGATCAAAGAATCTTTTGAGAAAAAACCTGATGAGGTGGCTCAAACCAAACCAGAACCGAAAAAGAACAGATTTGAAGAACTGGAGCCTAATGTGGATAAACCAGTCACTGAATCGCCGGTAAAACCAATTTTGGTACCTGAAACTAAAAAGAAGAAACTAAAAAAGAAGAAGTTAAGAAAGAGGAACCTAAGAAAGAGGAAGTTAAGGATAAACCAAAAGTGA
- a CDS encoding MGMT family protein, whose amino-acid sequence MQNFEEVYEVARLIPEGRVTSYGAIAKYLGTGARLVGWAMNASHIKNVPAHRVVNHAGLLTGKNHFATSTLMQELLENEGITVIKDKIQNFKEIFWDPETELSL is encoded by the coding sequence ATGCAAAACTTTGAGGAAGTGTATGAGGTAGCCCGACTGATCCCAGAGGGAAGAGTCACATCTTACGGTGCAATCGCTAAATATTTAGGAACCGGGGCTCGTTTGGTGGGTTGGGCCATGAATGCTTCTCATATTAAAAATGTTCCCGCTCACAGGGTTGTTAACCACGCAGGATTACTCACAGGAAAAAATCATTTTGCCACATCAACGCTTATGCAGGAATTACTTGAAAATGAAGGCATTACCGTAATCAAAGATAAAATTCAGAATTTCAAAGAAATTTTTTGGGATCCTGAAACCGAATTAAGCCTTTGA
- the hpt gene encoding hypoxanthine phosphoribosyltransferase, which translates to MIQIEDLKFEEFIPEKDILKRVKEISEKINLDFVEKKPLFLGILNGSFLFAADLFKNISVPCEISFLKVNSYVNTESTGKMKELIGINQPLSDRHVIVIEDIVDTGRTLQFILDTVKSQNPASISVITLLHKPEATLIPLKLNYVGFEIENQFVVGYGLDYNGYGRNLPAIYIKTED; encoded by the coding sequence ATGATCCAAATCGAGGATTTGAAATTTGAGGAATTTATACCAGAAAAAGACATATTAAAAAGGGTAAAAGAGATATCTGAAAAGATTAATCTTGATTTTGTTGAGAAGAAACCCTTGTTTTTAGGAATCCTTAATGGCTCCTTCCTGTTTGCTGCTGACCTTTTCAAAAATATTTCTGTGCCATGTGAAATCAGCTTTTTAAAAGTCAACAGTTATGTAAACACGGAATCCACCGGAAAAATGAAAGAGTTGATTGGCATAAATCAACCCCTTTCTGACCGTCACGTAATTGTAATTGAAGATATAGTAGATACCGGCCGAACGCTACAGTTTATCCTTGACACTGTAAAATCTCAGAATCCTGCCTCAATTTCGGTTATTACACTTCTTCATAAACCCGAAGCTACGCTGATTCCCCTGAAGCTTAACTATGTTGGTTTCGAAATAGAGAACCAGTTTGTGGTTGGATACGGGCTAGACTATAATGGTTACGGTAGAAATCTACCTGCGATTTACATTAAAACTGAAGATTAA
- a CDS encoding DUF3109 family protein, with the protein MILIDDTCISDDVAEQFFVCNLEKCKGACCVEGDLGAPLEGVELQVLEEIYEKVKPYLSKEGIEAIEAQGKYIKDWEGDYSTTTIDEKECAYAIYDENKVLKCGIEQAYNDGVIDFKKPISCHLYPIRITKYEHYHAINYDRWSICSDACSLGEKLGVPVYQFLKEPLIRAYGEEWYQQLEQEIIDAKL; encoded by the coding sequence ATGATATTAATTGATGACACCTGCATCAGTGATGACGTAGCCGAGCAATTTTTTGTATGTAATCTTGAAAAATGCAAAGGTGCTTGTTGTGTAGAGGGCGATTTGGGTGCACCACTTGAAGGAGTGGAATTACAGGTACTTGAAGAAATCTATGAAAAAGTAAAGCCTTATTTATCAAAAGAAGGAATAGAGGCAATAGAAGCACAGGGTAAATATATAAAAGATTGGGAAGGAGACTATTCTACTACTACTATTGACGAAAAAGAATGTGCCTATGCCATATATGACGAAAATAAAGTGCTTAAATGTGGCATTGAACAAGCCTATAACGACGGAGTCATAGATTTCAAAAAACCGATTTCCTGCCATCTGTATCCAATCAGAATCACAAAATACGAGCACTACCACGCTATAAATTATGACCGCTGGAGCATTTGTAGCGATGCTTGCTCTTTAGGTGAAAAATTAGGTGTCCCTGTTTATCAATTCCTTAAAGAACCTCTCATCAGAGCCTATGGTGAAGAATGGTATCAACAATTGGAACAAGAGATAATCGATGCAAAACTTTGA
- a CDS encoding M1 family metallopeptidase: MKTLKLLLTYLLVVFGFEAFSQASRADYDISVVLKPEIKTIFGTQKMKWTNGSNKPVNELQFHMYLNAFKDENSTFFKESGGMLRGDKMDTTQLRNFGNIYLSHFAMKSGESLLKKVEYFQPDDFNKNDKTVFKVKLNQSVKPGQTIELDIFFKAVLPKIFARTGWARDDFFMVGQWFPKIGVLEKDGTWNCHQFHGNTEFYSDFGTYNVSITLPERFVVGASGLKISEQRNKDKTKTFKYLAQNVHDFAWTASPKYIKTEKKYKGISITALMQPEHQYMVDRYFESAQNAISYMETHVGKYPHPSLVLVDPSLAASGAGGMEYPMLITLGSYWGIGKNIRMQEVVTIHEFVHQYFQGMLASNEFENSWMDEGFTQYFEGKIMDRFYPKGSQVDLLGFKLNDLAVSRSSYTGMDFPEITEIRRNSWQYPSGTYGVMSYFKTATWLKTLEGLLGEKNMMLLMKTYFERFKFRHPQPQDFINVANEIALRSTKFKDLNWFFDQVLYSSVSCDYTVGSLINAPRKIKPFGYFTIYRKGDMKMPVEAKVMFTDNTYQSISWDGQETSKKFRFSKRIKFVQIDPEYKNWMDLNMINNSISAKEPTKVASKFAVKVLFWVQKMLFWFGL; this comes from the coding sequence TTGAAAACCCTAAAATTACTTCTGACATATCTTTTGGTAGTATTTGGCTTTGAAGCATTTTCCCAGGCTTCCAGAGCTGATTATGATATTTCGGTGGTACTAAAACCCGAAATAAAGACGATTTTTGGCACACAAAAAATGAAGTGGACCAACGGCTCAAACAAGCCGGTCAATGAGTTGCAGTTTCATATGTATCTCAATGCATTTAAGGACGAAAACTCTACTTTTTTTAAAGAGTCGGGCGGAATGTTACGAGGCGACAAAATGGATACCACCCAATTAAGAAATTTCGGCAATATCTATCTGAGTCACTTTGCAATGAAATCAGGAGAAAGCCTTTTGAAAAAAGTGGAATATTTTCAACCTGATGATTTTAATAAAAATGACAAAACAGTCTTCAAAGTTAAATTGAATCAATCGGTTAAGCCCGGACAAACTATTGAGCTTGATATTTTTTTCAAGGCTGTTTTACCCAAAATATTCGCCCGTACAGGCTGGGCAAGGGATGACTTTTTTATGGTAGGACAGTGGTTTCCCAAAATAGGTGTTTTGGAAAAAGACGGAACCTGGAATTGCCATCAGTTTCATGGAAATACTGAGTTTTATTCCGATTTTGGTACTTATAATGTATCAATTACACTTCCTGAAAGGTTTGTGGTTGGTGCTTCAGGACTGAAAATATCAGAACAAAGAAATAAAGATAAAACCAAAACATTTAAATATTTGGCCCAAAATGTACATGACTTTGCATGGACCGCATCACCAAAATATATCAAAACTGAAAAGAAATATAAAGGAATAAGCATTACAGCTTTGATGCAACCTGAGCATCAATATATGGTTGACAGGTATTTTGAATCGGCACAAAATGCTATTTCTTATATGGAAACCCATGTAGGCAAATATCCGCATCCCTCATTGGTTCTGGTTGACCCTTCTCTGGCTGCTTCAGGTGCAGGAGGAATGGAGTATCCCATGCTCATTACACTGGGTTCTTATTGGGGAATCGGGAAAAATATCAGAATGCAGGAAGTGGTCACAATCCATGAGTTTGTCCATCAATATTTTCAGGGGATGTTGGCCAGTAATGAGTTTGAAAACAGCTGGATGGATGAAGGTTTTACACAATATTTTGAAGGGAAGATCATGGATAGATTCTATCCAAAGGGTTCTCAGGTTGATCTTTTAGGTTTTAAACTTAACGATTTGGCTGTTTCAAGGTCTTCTTATACAGGTATGGATTTTCCTGAAATTACTGAGATTCGTCGCAACTCCTGGCAATATCCCAGTGGTACTTATGGTGTGATGAGTTATTTCAAAACAGCCACCTGGCTCAAAACGTTAGAGGGACTTTTGGGAGAAAAAAACATGATGCTTTTAATGAAAACCTATTTTGAGCGTTTTAAATTTCGCCATCCACAACCTCAGGATTTTATCAATGTTGCCAATGAAATTGCTTTAAGAAGTACTAAATTTAAGGATTTGAACTGGTTTTTTGATCAGGTTTTGTATTCTTCCGTTTCATGTGATTACACAGTGGGTAGTCTGATTAATGCTCCGCGGAAAATAAAGCCATTTGGTTATTTTACGATTTACAGAAAAGGCGATATGAAAATGCCCGTTGAGGCCAAAGTGATGTTTACTGACAATACTTATCAATCTATCTCGTGGGACGGTCAGGAAACCAGCAAGAAATTCAGGTTTTCAAAGAGGATAAAATTTGTACAAATTGATCCTGAATACAAAAACTGGATGGATTTAAATATGATTAACAATTCCATTTCAGCCAAAGAACCTACCAAAGTGGCTTCAAAGTTTGCAGTAAAAGTTTTGTTCTGGGTTCAGAAAATGTTGTTTTGGTTTGGGTTGTAG
- a CDS encoding ABC transporter ATP-binding protein, whose protein sequence is MMKIDNISYSFPQDFALKNIKFDLGKGQILGLIGHSGSGKSTLLKIMAGLLEPDSGTVFFDGEVLPPPSKKLIPGHEKIKMVTQQSSLFPNINIAENICYEIRYFTKEYQQKRLKYLAKRLNISHLLGKKVSELSGGEIQRAMLAKSLADEPSVLLLDEPFANLDSLNKKRIILELIKVLKNENISCVLVTHEIRDAFGIVDNLLILKNGKFIQSGTSEQIYFSPKNEYVAKLTGEAFISADRKYFFRPEDIILDSEGEYQTRVLNNVFLGANYEVFIEIEGRIVFFFSKKPLELNSEIGVSIQKSYF, encoded by the coding sequence ATGATGAAAATAGATAATATTTCTTATTCATTCCCTCAGGATTTTGCCCTGAAAAATATCAAATTTGATCTTGGAAAAGGTCAAATACTAGGTTTAATTGGCCATAGTGGCTCTGGGAAATCGACTTTACTGAAAATAATGGCAGGTTTATTAGAGCCAGACAGCGGAACCGTTTTTTTTGATGGGGAGGTTTTACCACCCCCTTCTAAAAAATTAATTCCGGGTCATGAAAAAATAAAAATGGTGACACAGCAAAGCAGCCTTTTTCCAAATATCAATATTGCCGAAAATATTTGCTACGAAATACGGTATTTTACAAAAGAGTATCAGCAAAAAAGGTTAAAATATTTGGCCAAAAGGTTAAATATAAGTCATTTGCTTGGGAAAAAGGTCTCCGAATTATCCGGTGGAGAAATCCAGAGAGCAATGCTGGCGAAATCTCTTGCCGATGAACCTTCGGTGCTATTATTAGATGAACCTTTTGCTAATCTCGATTCTTTAAATAAAAAGAGGATTATTCTGGAGTTAATAAAAGTGCTGAAAAACGAAAATATTTCCTGTGTTTTGGTGACACATGAAATCAGAGATGCTTTCGGGATAGTCGATAATCTTTTGATTTTGAAAAATGGGAAATTCATACAGTCGGGTACTTCTGAGCAGATTTATTTTTCGCCTAAAAATGAATATGTGGCAAAATTGACAGGAGAGGCATTTATTTCAGCAGACAGGAAATATTTTTTCAGACCGGAAGATATAATTTTAGACTCGGAAGGCGAATACCAAACCAGGGTTTTAAATAATGTTTTCCTTGGGGCCAATTATGAAGTTTTTATCGAAATCGAAGGTAGAATTGTGTTTTTTTTCAGTAAAAAGCCATTAGAATTAAATTCAGAAATTGGTGTTTCTATTCAAAAAAGTTACTTTTAA